A stretch of the Myxosarcina sp. GI1 genome encodes the following:
- a CDS encoding UvrD-helicase domain-containing protein, translating to MRDRSSLTNGQSQGLKPSSSHRLTSEQQAAAYAPNSVVVTAGAGTGKTYMLAERYVYYLREKQLSPLEIVAVTFTEKAATELRSRIRALVRQQLPERLDILAELEAAPISTIHTLCSRICQEHFQTIGISADFKVLEDLEGTIWLDECLTAALVQLPQQFYRLIPYSLMSEIMSNLLADPYTATKALARGIGDWKSIIIKARQVTLASLTQNPVWQESYRILQQHQGKEGDKLETTRQNVIEAIADLEAEKNIVDALSVIDNIDLRKGSKKNWQSESFTVVKNALTALRDLIREINQQGLVSLTITETDERLKTIFPALNEAYLEVTNYLNTRKQQARVLTFNDLEIYALQGLQQLRVREYYQQRWQVFLVDEFQDTNPAQAELLTLLTERTELTIVGDIKQSIYGFRRADIRVFKQFRDRLLENQGSEVILSQSFRIHQQLCDRLNRIFTPLLAEYQSLNSKRQPPALETADYLRVMAVDADSPKISKAQRQRIEANYLAETIAQMLAEETPVYDKQTKKSRPLEPKDIAILTRTWQPLEVYADALAAAGIPVAPAGGGNLLATREAKDAGALLRFLANPRDDIALVAVLRSPFFALSDRILFQIETATSNSKQKPITWWEKIKTSQTSDVERAVKTLQQLLAVRYEEVPSRLLQLADRLTGYTAIIANLPGAERRQADWQDFYQLVKELEQGTNDIFSVVRRLKSLFDNEVAMPRSAVATDNAVSLMTIFAAKGLEWSLVVVADLSREYYPISPAVYFDSQWGVGAKIKDETGEIQKPVVYSWLEYCQQQREREEALRVLYVALTRARDYLILSAAEPDKGDLKRLSAGLAAANLSIETIPYNAERALPPIPLTPPIAKDSPTLLLNSTGANLSALPVTSLTEYARCPQRFYQRFINGHPGMGEGMASRMQVGSLVHKALEHNIIREEKLQTFAEPASDRASVTEALAIAKQFFQLPMYAYFRQTAVAKERHISWQIGSITFEGVVDLVGHDWVLDYKSDREINPLEHRFQLGVYARALERPQAHIAYLRHQHLHTFTIDALDAVAQQTEAIVEQINSANYTATPSLEQCAICPYLSLCNYAAF from the coding sequence ATGCGCGATCGCTCCAGTCTGACCAACGGTCAGTCGCAGGGCTTGAAGCCATCTTCAAGCCACCGACTGACTTCCGAACAACAAGCTGCTGCCTACGCACCTAATAGCGTTGTCGTTACTGCTGGTGCGGGGACGGGCAAAACTTACATGTTGGCAGAAAGATATGTGTATTATTTAAGAGAAAAACAGTTATCGCCTTTAGAAATAGTTGCCGTTACCTTTACTGAAAAAGCAGCTACAGAATTGCGATCGCGTATTCGCGCCTTAGTGAGGCAACAGCTACCAGAACGCCTGGATATACTGGCAGAACTAGAAGCAGCACCAATTAGTACGATTCACACTCTTTGCAGCCGTATTTGTCAGGAACATTTTCAAACTATTGGCATATCAGCAGATTTTAAAGTTCTTGAAGATTTAGAAGGAACCATTTGGTTAGATGAATGCCTGACGGCAGCTTTAGTACAATTGCCACAACAGTTTTATCGACTAATTCCTTACTCTTTGATGTCAGAGATTATGAGTAATTTATTAGCCGATCCCTATACGGCAACTAAAGCTTTAGCAAGGGGTATTGGAGACTGGAAAAGTATAATTATTAAAGCTCGCCAGGTAACATTAGCAAGTTTGACACAAAATCCTGTCTGGCAAGAAAGTTATAGGATTTTGCAACAGCATCAGGGTAAGGAAGGAGATAAATTAGAAACAACTCGTCAAAATGTTATTGAGGCGATCGCAGATCTTGAAGCAGAGAAAAACATTGTAGATGCGCTGTCGGTTATTGACAATATAGATCTGAGAAAAGGTAGTAAAAAAAATTGGCAAAGTGAAAGTTTTACAGTAGTAAAAAACGCTCTTACAGCCTTGCGGGATTTAATTAGAGAAATTAACCAACAAGGGTTAGTTAGTTTGACAATAACTGAGACAGACGAACGGTTAAAAACTATTTTTCCCGCTCTTAATGAAGCATATTTAGAAGTTACCAATTATTTGAATACTCGCAAGCAACAGGCAAGAGTTTTAACCTTCAACGATTTAGAAATTTACGCCTTACAGGGATTACAACAGCTTCGGGTAAGAGAATACTATCAGCAAAGATGGCAGGTATTTTTAGTCGATGAATTTCAAGATACTAATCCCGCTCAAGCCGAACTATTAACTTTACTTACCGAACGAACCGAACTAACCATCGTTGGTGATATCAAACAGTCTATTTACGGTTTTAGACGAGCCGATATACGAGTCTTCAAGCAGTTTCGCGATCGCCTGCTAGAAAACCAAGGCAGTGAAGTTATACTCAGCCAAAGCTTTCGTATCCATCAACAGTTGTGCGATCGCCTCAATCGAATTTTTACCCCCCTGTTAGCAGAATATCAATCGTTAAACTCCAAGCGTCAACCGCCAGCACTAGAAACAGCCGACTATCTCAGAGTCATGGCTGTAGATGCCGATAGTCCAAAAATTAGTAAAGCACAACGCCAGCGAATAGAAGCTAATTATTTAGCAGAAACTATCGCGCAAATGTTAGCCGAAGAGACTCCAGTATACGACAAGCAAACTAAAAAATCACGTCCTCTCGAACCCAAAGATATTGCCATTCTTACTCGTACCTGGCAGCCTCTAGAAGTATATGCCGACGCTTTAGCTGCCGCAGGCATTCCCGTCGCTCCTGCTGGAGGTGGAAACTTACTAGCTACTAGAGAAGCCAAAGATGCTGGTGCGCTGTTGCGATTTCTTGCCAATCCTAGAGACGATATTGCTCTGGTAGCGGTGTTACGGAGTCCTTTCTTTGCTCTTAGCGATCGCATTTTATTTCAGATAGAGACAGCAACATCTAATTCCAAACAAAAGCCAATTACTTGGTGGGAAAAAATCAAAACTTCCCAGACAAGCGATGTCGAGCGTGCAGTTAAAACTCTGCAACAGCTATTAGCAGTACGTTATGAAGAAGTTCCCTCGCGCCTGTTACAACTAGCAGATCGTCTGACTGGCTATACGGCGATAATTGCCAACTTACCTGGTGCCGAACGCCGACAAGCAGACTGGCAAGACTTTTATCAGTTAGTCAAAGAATTAGAGCAGGGAACTAACGATATTTTTAGTGTAGTGCGCCGTCTAAAAAGTTTGTTCGATAACGAAGTGGCGATGCCTCGCTCGGCTGTGGCTACAGATAACGCCGTTTCGCTAATGACTATTTTTGCCGCTAAAGGTTTGGAGTGGTCTTTAGTAGTAGTTGCCGATCTCAGTAGAGAATATTATCCTATTTCCCCTGCTGTATATTTCGACTCTCAATGGGGTGTAGGAGCAAAAATTAAAGACGAGACGGGAGAAATTCAAAAACCTGTTGTTTACTCCTGGTTAGAATACTGTCAGCAGCAGCGAGAACGAGAAGAAGCACTGCGAGTTTTGTATGTAGCTCTAACTAGAGCCAGAGATTACCTCATTTTAAGTGCAGCTGAACCAGATAAAGGCGATTTAAAAAGATTGAGTGCTGGTTTAGCGGCTGCTAATCTTAGCATTGAAACTATTCCATATAATGCTGAACGTGCTTTACCGCCAATTCCCCTAACACCTCCTATTGCCAAAGACTCACCAACCCTACTACTAAATTCTACTGGTGCTAATTTGTCTGCGCTGCCCGTTACGTCTTTAACCGAATACGCGCGCTGTCCCCAACGTTTTTATCAAAGATTTATCAACGGACATCCTGGTATGGGTGAAGGTATGGCTAGCCGAATGCAGGTTGGATCTTTGGTACATAAAGCCTTGGAACACAATATAATTCGAGAAGAAAAGCTACAGACTTTTGCCGAACCAGCTAGCGATCGCGCCTCGGTAACAGAAGCTCTAGCAATTGCCAAACAGTTTTTTCAGCTACCAATGTACGCCTATTTTCGCCAGACAGCAGTAGCTAAAGAGCGACATATTAGCTGGCAAATTGGCTCGATTACCTTTGAAGGCGTTGTCGATCTTGTCGGACACGACTGGGTATTAGACTATAAAAGCGATCGCGAGATTAATCCTCTAGAGCATCGCTTTCAACTTGGGGTATATGCCAGAGCGCTAGAGCGACCGCAGGCGCACATTGCCTATTTGCGACACCAACATTTACATACTTTTACTATAGACGCACTAGATGCGGTCGCTCAACAAACTGAAGCAATTGTCGAACAGATAAATTCGGCTAACTACACTGCTACTCCCTCGCTCGAACAGTGCGCTATTTGTCCCTATCTGAGTTTGTGCAACTATGCTGCCTTTTAA
- a CDS encoding ATP-binding protein, producing MNSEIPLGSVIQGSLTKGLEVRLHPDISVEDMRVGKFLVVQGTRSRFFCLLTDVALGAASDRIIANPPPIEDTFMRDVLAGSGTYGTVELAPMLMFTPTATASDRASLPIDAPKNTNLASFEAQTSTELELLPVKTIPAHFSQVYEASESDFRSVFGWEDDPYRRNFSIGRPLDMDVPVCIDLDRFVERSNGIFGKSGTGKSFLTRLLISGIIRKNAAVNLMFDMHSEYGWEAMKEGKQVSTVKGLRQLFPGQVEMYTLDPESTKRRGVRDAQELYLSYDQIEIEDLKLVARELGLSEAALDNAVILHNEYGKHWIVQLLNMTNEDIKVFCESKQGHPGSLMSLQRKLMRFDSLKYIRSACPHNYIERLIQDLDAGKNVIIEFGSQSNLLSYMLATNMITRRIHASYVKKADRFLQTKNPLDKPRQLVITIEEAHRFLDSAIVHQTIFGTIAREMRKYFVTLLVVDQRPSGIDNEVMSQVGTRITCLLNDEKDIDAIFTGVSGANGLRSVLAKLDSKQQALVLGHAVPMPVVVRTRAYDSQFYSEIGEPDWEEIPNDEVYAAAEIAKADLGF from the coding sequence ATGAATTCGGAGATACCGCTAGGTTCGGTCATTCAAGGTTCTCTAACCAAAGGTTTAGAAGTCAGATTGCATCCAGATATTTCCGTAGAAGATATGCGCGTCGGTAAATTTTTGGTAGTGCAGGGGACGCGATCGCGTTTTTTTTGTTTGTTAACTGATGTAGCTTTAGGGGCGGCAAGCGATCGCATCATCGCCAATCCCCCACCAATCGAAGATACATTTATGCGCGATGTCCTAGCAGGAAGCGGCACCTATGGTACGGTCGAACTCGCACCAATGCTGATGTTTACTCCAACTGCAACAGCAAGCGATCGAGCGAGTTTACCGATAGATGCACCCAAAAACACCAATCTTGCTTCCTTTGAAGCACAGACCAGCACCGAACTAGAATTACTTCCCGTTAAAACTATTCCCGCCCACTTCAGCCAAGTTTATGAAGCCTCAGAAAGCGATTTTCGTAGCGTTTTTGGCTGGGAAGACGACCCATATCGCCGTAACTTTTCCATCGGAAGACCATTAGATATGGACGTTCCTGTCTGTATCGATCTAGATCGTTTTGTCGAACGCAGTAACGGAATTTTTGGTAAGTCTGGTACTGGTAAATCCTTCTTAACTCGCCTATTAATTTCGGGCATTATTCGCAAAAATGCTGCTGTCAACCTAATGTTTGATATGCACTCCGAATACGGTTGGGAAGCGATGAAAGAAGGCAAACAGGTGAGTACCGTCAAAGGATTGCGCCAGCTATTTCCAGGTCAGGTAGAAATGTATACCCTCGATCCCGAATCTACCAAACGCCGAGGAGTACGCGACGCACAGGAACTATATCTCAGCTACGACCAGATTGAAATCGAAGATCTAAAATTAGTCGCTAGAGAATTGGGTCTGTCCGAGGCAGCGTTAGACAATGCAGTAATTCTGCACAATGAATACGGTAAACACTGGATCGTGCAGTTGCTCAACATGACCAATGAAGATATTAAGGTCTTCTGCGAATCCAAACAGGGGCATCCTGGTTCTTTGATGTCTTTGCAGCGCAAGCTAATGCGGTTTGATAGTCTCAAATATATTCGCTCGGCTTGCCCTCATAACTATATAGAGCGGCTAATTCAAGATTTAGATGCAGGTAAAAACGTCATTATTGAATTTGGTTCGCAATCGAATTTACTCTCTTATATGTTGGCAACTAATATGATTACTCGCCGCATTCATGCCAGCTACGTAAAAAAAGCCGATCGCTTTTTGCAAACTAAAAATCCTTTAGACAAACCCCGTCAGTTAGTTATCACCATTGAAGAAGCACACCGCTTTTTAGATTCGGCGATCGTCCATCAAACTATCTTCGGCACCATCGCCAGAGAAATGCGGAAATATTTTGTGACTCTGTTAGTAGTCGATCAGCGTCCTTCGGGAATTGACAACGAAGTTATGTCCCAAGTCGGTACGCGCATTACTTGCTTGCTCAACGACGAAAAAGATATCGATGCGATCTTTACAGGAGTTTCTGGTGCTAACGGACTGCGATCGGTATTAGCAAAACTAGATTCCAAACAGCAAGCTTTAGTCCTCGGTCATGCCGTAC
- a CDS encoding peptidase C39 bacteriocin processing, producing MLSLGIVCSLAFISGAVFGKFLAATGINSDNALKNHQKPLVWGLAAIALLLTILIAIDKFNLISWLPKIFPPIFLIYLAGYFNETIVGMGCFCLGLLVCLELAGARSRRKIHQLIVAIGTISLALSILIFFLRPVAVFVNSSIIVNNIVMQTTPYTCTPSSIATIARYTQKHPEITEKDVVKLTKTNRFGTTTLLEIKAMQKLGLNPQYRHNLSLQDLVKLNKFALLHVKEKNKNKKGVRFSHAVAFLAVDRQRQLLAIGNPLYGLQIKTFKDMQEYWFGEAILANSDYAARSPRIAREY from the coding sequence ATGCTTAGTTTGGGTATAGTTTGCAGTCTGGCTTTTATTAGCGGTGCGGTTTTTGGTAAATTTTTAGCTGCTACTGGCATAAATTCTGATAATGCGCTAAAAAATCATCAAAAACCTTTGGTTTGGGGATTGGCAGCGATCGCTTTGTTGTTGACTATTTTAATTGCGATCGATAAGTTCAATCTTATTTCGTGGTTGCCCAAAATTTTCCCCCCAATATTTTTAATTTATCTAGCGGGTTATTTTAATGAAACTATCGTGGGAATGGGCTGTTTTTGTTTGGGATTGTTAGTTTGTTTGGAATTAGCAGGAGCGCGGTCGCGTCGTAAAATACACCAATTAATCGTGGCGATCGGCACAATTTCTCTAGCTTTAAGTATTTTAATATTTTTTCTACGTCCCGTAGCAGTTTTTGTTAACAGTTCGATAATTGTTAACAATATAGTTATGCAAACTACACCTTACACTTGCACTCCTTCTAGTATTGCAACCATAGCTCGCTACACCCAAAAGCACCCTGAAATAACCGAAAAAGATGTAGTCAAACTAACCAAAACCAATCGCTTTGGTACTACTACATTATTAGAAATTAAAGCTATGCAAAAGTTGGGCTTAAATCCTCAGTATCGACACAACTTGAGCTTACAAGATTTAGTCAAACTTAATAAATTCGCTCTACTTCATGTCAAAGAAAAAAATAAAAATAAAAAAGGCGTAAGATTTTCTCATGCCGTCGCATTTTTAGCTGTCGATCGCCAGAGACAACTATTAGCTATCGGCAATCCTTTGTATGGCTTACAGATTAAAACTTTTAAAGATATGCAAGAGTATTGGTTTGGCGAAGCTATTTTAGCAAATAGCGATTACGCTGCGCGTAGCCCACGGATCGCTAGGGAGTATTAA
- a CDS encoding iron ABC transporter permease produces MKNPIAQPKFTASLLFDGWTIAVIVIALIIATPIIFVFSSIFTRSQTIWQHLASTVLWNYVTNSFWLMLLVGLGVLIIGVGTAWLVTMCRFWGSRWLEWGLLLPLAAPAYLLAYAYTNMLDYFGPVQTQLRSIFGWSSVKDYWFPDIRSLWGAAIMLLLVLYPYVYLLTRVAFLEQSVCTLEATRSLGCNPWRGFIKVALPLARPAIVAGLALALMETLNDLGTVEYFGVTTFTTGIYRTWLGMGERAAAAQLAALLMLFILVLIVIERQSRSQAKYYSFNSQQQLPKYELNFWRGAIAALACFLPIALGFLIPALYLLQLTLNNLSTAFDDDFWQLAKHSLILAVVTAAIAVIVSLVMAYGQRLQPTWMMRSAIRIAAMGYAIPGAVIAVGVLIPVAHLDNVLDLWMRANFGITTGLLLSGTAVALIFAYLVRFLAVAFGSVESSLNKISPNLDDASRSLGYGATKTLQKIHAPLMTGGLLTSVMLVFVDVMKELPATLVIRPFNFDTLAIRVYQYASDERLAEAAAPALAIVVVGIIPVIFLSWRIARSRQ; encoded by the coding sequence TTGAAAAATCCAATAGCACAACCCAAATTTACCGCTAGCCTGTTGTTTGACGGTTGGACAATTGCCGTAATAGTAATTGCGCTAATCATTGCTACGCCGATAATTTTTGTCTTTAGCAGTATTTTTACCAGATCTCAGACTATTTGGCAGCATTTAGCCAGTACGGTTTTGTGGAATTATGTCACTAACTCTTTCTGGCTAATGCTTTTAGTTGGTCTGGGAGTATTAATTATTGGTGTGGGTACGGCATGGCTAGTAACAATGTGTCGTTTCTGGGGAAGTCGCTGGTTGGAGTGGGGACTATTATTGCCTCTGGCAGCACCAGCATATCTGCTAGCTTATGCCTACACTAATATGCTGGATTATTTTGGTCCCGTACAGACCCAGTTGCGGTCTATTTTTGGTTGGTCGAGCGTTAAAGACTATTGGTTCCCCGATATTCGTTCCCTTTGGGGAGCGGCTATAATGCTGCTGTTGGTACTTTATCCCTATGTTTATTTACTTACAAGGGTAGCATTTTTAGAACAGTCAGTCTGTACTTTAGAAGCAACTCGATCGCTTGGTTGCAATCCCTGGCGCGGCTTTATCAAAGTGGCTTTACCTCTAGCCAGACCTGCAATTGTGGCGGGTTTGGCTTTGGCTTTGATGGAAACTCTCAACGATTTGGGTACGGTAGAGTATTTTGGCGTAACTACGTTTACTACGGGAATCTATCGTACCTGGTTGGGTATGGGAGAACGAGCCGCAGCCGCTCAGTTGGCGGCTTTGTTAATGTTATTTATTTTGGTGCTAATCGTTATCGAACGTCAATCGCGATCGCAGGCAAAATACTATAGTTTTAATTCTCAACAACAATTACCCAAATACGAGCTAAATTTCTGGCGTGGGGCGATCGCGGCTTTAGCTTGTTTTCTGCCTATAGCTTTGGGATTTCTGATTCCCGCACTGTATTTACTACAGCTAACCTTAAATAATCTGTCTACCGCTTTCGATGATGATTTTTGGCAGCTAGCCAAACATAGCCTCATTTTGGCAGTTGTTACTGCCGCGATCGCGGTAATTGTTTCTCTGGTTATGGCTTACGGACAGAGATTACAACCTACTTGGATGATGCGATCGGCAATTAGAATTGCGGCGATGGGTTATGCTATCCCTGGTGCGGTAATTGCTGTAGGTGTGTTAATTCCCGTAGCTCACTTAGACAATGTTCTCGATCTCTGGATGCGGGCAAATTTTGGTATTACGACGGGTTTATTGTTGTCAGGAACCGCCGTTGCCTTGATTTTTGCTTACTTAGTTCGCTTTTTAGCGGTAGCTTTTGGTTCGGTAGAATCAAGCCTAAATAAAATTTCACCAAATTTAGACGATGCTTCGCGTAGTTTGGGCTACGGCGCGACTAAAACTTTACAGAAAATTCATGCACCTTTAATGACGGGTGGTTTGTTAACTTCAGTGATGTTAGTTTTTGTTGACGTAATGAAAGAACTCCCCGCTACTTTAGTCATTCGTCCGTTTAATTTTGATACTTTGGCAATTAGAGTCTATCAATATGCTTCGGATGAACGATTGGCAGAAGCAGCAGCACCAGCTTTGGCAATTGTAGTAGTAGGAATCATTCCCGTAATCTTTTTGAGCTGGAGAATTGCTCGTTCGCGCCAATAA